The Streptomyces seoulensis genome contains a region encoding:
- the rpe gene encoding ribulose-phosphate 3-epimerase has translation MAAQINPSILSADFARLADDAKAVEGADWLHVDVMDNHFVPNLTLGTPVVESLARATDIPLDCHLMMEDPDRWAPQYVEAGASSVTFHVEAAHAPIRLAREIRAKGARAAMALKPATPIEAYEDMLPELDMLLIMTVEPGFGGQAFLDITLPKIRRTRELIAKHGLQMWLQVDGGVSAETIERCAEAGADVFVAGSAVYGAEDPAEAVRALRAQADRAIADSSWACGH, from the coding sequence ATGGCCGCGCAGATCAACCCCAGCATCCTGTCCGCAGACTTCGCCCGCCTCGCCGACGACGCGAAGGCGGTCGAGGGTGCCGACTGGCTCCATGTCGACGTCATGGACAACCACTTCGTCCCGAATCTCACCCTCGGTACCCCGGTCGTGGAGTCCCTGGCCCGCGCCACGGACATCCCGCTGGACTGCCACCTGATGATGGAGGACCCCGACCGCTGGGCCCCGCAGTACGTCGAGGCGGGCGCCTCCTCGGTGACCTTCCACGTCGAGGCCGCCCACGCCCCCATCCGGCTCGCCCGTGAGATCCGCGCGAAGGGCGCCCGCGCCGCCATGGCCCTCAAGCCCGCGACGCCGATCGAGGCGTACGAGGACATGCTCCCCGAGCTGGACATGCTGCTGATCATGACGGTCGAGCCGGGCTTCGGCGGGCAGGCGTTCCTCGACATCACGCTGCCCAAGATCCGCCGCACCCGCGAGCTGATCGCCAAGCACGGCCTCCAGATGTGGCTGCAGGTCGACGGCGGTGTCTCGGCCGAGACGATCGAGCGGTGCGCGGAGGCCGGAGCGGACGTCTTCGTGGCCGGATCGGCCGTGTACGGGGCCGAGGACCCGGCCGAAGCGGTGCGCGCGCTGCGCGCGCAGGCGGACCGGGCGATCGCTGATTCGTCCTGGGCGTGCGGCCACTGA
- a CDS encoding barstar family protein, with product MSEQLGDRYAVTLDLEGVRDKAGLMDRAAKALSLPDWFGRNWDALLDSLSDTTVWPPAAVESGLLVVVRNWEPFAESAPDEWRIARDVLSEAADRTSFLDVVLALGGTSEL from the coding sequence ATGAGTGAACAACTGGGGGACCGGTACGCGGTCACCCTCGACCTCGAGGGCGTCCGCGACAAGGCCGGACTGATGGACCGGGCCGCGAAGGCCCTGAGCCTGCCCGACTGGTTCGGCCGCAACTGGGACGCCCTGCTGGACTCCCTCTCCGACACCACCGTCTGGCCCCCGGCCGCCGTCGAGAGCGGTCTGCTGGTCGTCGTACGGAACTGGGAGCCGTTCGCCGAGTCGGCTCCGGACGAGTGGCGCATCGCGCGGGACGTGCTCTCCGAGGCGGCGGACCGCACCTCCTTCCTCGACGTCGTGCTCGCCCTTGGAGGAACCTCCGAGCTGTGA
- a CDS encoding Lrp/AsnC family transcriptional regulator — protein sequence MLNDLDERIVHALAEDARRSYADIGQLVGLSAPAVKRRVDRLRATGAITGFTVRVDPAALGWETEGYIEIYCRSNTSPETILRGLERYQEVVAASTVTGDADAIAQVFASDMRHFERVLERIAGEPFVERTKSVLVLSPLLRRFSSGAPG from the coding sequence GTGCTGAACGATCTCGACGAACGCATCGTGCACGCCCTCGCCGAGGACGCCCGCCGCTCCTACGCGGACATCGGGCAACTGGTCGGCCTGTCCGCACCCGCCGTGAAGCGGCGCGTGGACAGGCTGCGGGCCACCGGAGCCATCACCGGGTTCACCGTCCGGGTGGACCCGGCGGCCCTCGGCTGGGAGACGGAGGGGTACATCGAGATCTACTGCCGCAGCAACACCTCGCCGGAGACCATCCTGCGCGGTCTGGAGCGCTACCAGGAGGTCGTGGCCGCCTCCACCGTCACCGGGGACGCGGACGCCATCGCCCAGGTCTTCGCCTCCGACATGCGCCACTTCGAACGGGTCCTGGAGCGCATCGCCGGGGAGCCCTTCGTGGAGCGGACCAAGTCGGTGCTGGTGCTCTCGCCGCTGCTGCGGCGCTTCTCCTCGGGCGCTCCGGGCTGA
- a CDS encoding ribonuclease domain-containing protein, with product MLSRFVPKVLLRDRGPAPLRLFAGVLAVLGVLLAGCSGPGTVTEPPAASRKASPAASAPAWAAGMAAVPESRLPAEARRTLALIDEGGPYPYGRDGIVFGNFEGHLPKHPRGYYHEYTVPTPGSRDRGARRIVTGDGGEFYYTDDHYDSFRAVLR from the coding sequence ATGCTGTCGCGGTTCGTCCCCAAGGTCCTCCTACGAGACAGAGGCCCGGCGCCCCTGCGCCTGTTCGCCGGTGTGCTGGCCGTCCTCGGTGTCCTGCTGGCCGGCTGTTCCGGGCCGGGTACGGTCACCGAGCCGCCGGCCGCTTCGCGCAAGGCGAGTCCCGCCGCCTCGGCCCCGGCCTGGGCCGCGGGCATGGCCGCCGTCCCCGAGTCCCGGCTGCCCGCCGAGGCCCGGCGGACCCTCGCCCTCATCGACGAGGGCGGCCCGTACCCGTACGGACGCGACGGGATCGTCTTCGGGAACTTCGAGGGGCATCTGCCGAAGCACCCGCGCGGCTACTACCACGAGTACACCGTGCCCACCCCAGGCTCCCGCGACCGGGGCGCCCGGCGCATCGTCACCGGGGACGGCGGGGAGTTCTACTACACCGATGATCACTACGACTCGTTCCGGGCGGTGCTGAGATGA
- a CDS encoding GuaB1 family IMP dehydrogenase-related protein: protein MRFLNDIQPAYDLTYDDVFMVPSRSAVGSRQAVDLGAPDGTGTTIPLVVANMTAIAGRRMAETMARRGGLVVIPQDIPIDVVTEVVTWVKSRHLVLDTPIVLSPHQTVADALALLPKRAHNAGVVVDADHRPVGVVTDQDLSGVDRFTQLEVVMSRDLVLLDAGIDPREAFNTLDAANRRYAPAVDAEGRLAGILTRKGALRATLYTPAVDANGKLRIAAAVGINGDVAGKAKQLLDAGVDTLVIDTAHGHQESMISAVRTVRALDPRVPIVAGNIVSAEGVRDLIEAGADIIKVGVGPGAMCTTRMMTGVGRPQFSAVLECAAEAKKFGKHVWADGGVRHPRDVAMALAAGASNVMVGSWFAGTYESPGDLQQDADGRLYKESFGMASARAVRNRTSEESSYDRARKGLFEEGISTSRMFLDPARPGVEDLVDSIIAGVRSSCTYAGAGSLEEFAEKAIVGIQSAAGYAEGMPLHASWS, encoded by the coding sequence GTGCGTTTCCTCAATGACATCCAGCCTGCCTACGACCTGACGTACGACGACGTCTTCATGGTGCCGAGCCGCTCCGCGGTCGGCTCGCGGCAGGCGGTGGACCTCGGTGCCCCGGACGGCACCGGTACGACGATCCCGCTGGTCGTCGCCAACATGACCGCCATCGCGGGGCGCCGGATGGCCGAGACGATGGCCCGGCGCGGCGGACTGGTGGTCATTCCCCAGGACATCCCCATCGACGTCGTCACCGAGGTGGTCACCTGGGTGAAGAGCCGTCACCTCGTGCTGGACACCCCGATCGTGCTGTCCCCGCACCAGACCGTCGCCGACGCGCTGGCCCTGCTGCCCAAGCGGGCGCACAACGCCGGAGTCGTGGTGGACGCCGACCACCGCCCGGTCGGTGTCGTCACCGACCAGGACCTCAGCGGGGTCGACCGCTTCACCCAGCTCGAAGTGGTCATGTCCCGCGACCTGGTGCTGCTCGACGCCGGCATCGACCCGCGCGAGGCGTTCAACACGCTGGACGCGGCCAACCGCCGCTACGCCCCGGCCGTCGACGCCGAGGGCCGCCTCGCGGGCATCCTCACCCGCAAGGGCGCCCTGCGCGCCACCCTGTACACCCCGGCCGTGGACGCGAATGGCAAGCTGCGCATCGCCGCGGCCGTGGGCATCAACGGCGATGTGGCGGGCAAGGCCAAGCAGTTGCTGGACGCGGGCGTGGACACCCTCGTCATCGACACCGCGCACGGCCACCAGGAGTCGATGATCAGCGCGGTCCGCACGGTGCGCGCCCTCGACCCGCGGGTGCCGATCGTGGCGGGCAACATCGTCTCCGCCGAGGGCGTCCGCGACCTGATCGAGGCCGGCGCCGACATCATCAAGGTCGGTGTCGGACCGGGTGCCATGTGCACCACCCGGATGATGACCGGCGTGGGCCGCCCGCAGTTCTCCGCCGTGCTGGAGTGCGCGGCCGAGGCGAAGAAGTTCGGCAAGCACGTCTGGGCCGACGGCGGTGTCCGCCACCCGCGCGACGTGGCCATGGCCCTCGCGGCCGGTGCCTCCAACGTCATGGTCGGTTCCTGGTTCGCCGGTACCTACGAGTCGCCCGGCGACCTCCAGCAGGACGCCGACGGGCGCCTGTACAAGGAGTCGTTCGGCATGGCGTCCGCCCGCGCGGTGCGCAACCGCACCTCCGAGGAGTCGTCGTACGACCGCGCCCGCAAGGGGCTCTTCGAGGAGGGCATCTCCACCTCCCGCATGTTCCTCGACCCGGCCCGGCCGGGCGTCGAGGACCTGGTCGACTCGATCATCGCGGGCGTCCGCTCCTCCTGCACCTACGCGGGCGCCGGCTCGCTGGAGGAGTTCGCCGAGAAGGCCATCGTCGGCATCCAGAGCGCGGCCGGGTACGCCGAGGGCATGCCCCTGCACGCGAGCTGGAGCTGA
- a CDS encoding primosomal protein N' translates to MSSENGPGDGGAEGPAPEQLALIRESVREADVPRAKPRTWRGAALAKDRPVARVLVDKGVLHLDRYFDYAVPEEMDADAQPGVRVRVRFGAGRHRVRDGRREGGGLIDGFLIERRAESDYSGPLAALAAVVSPEPVLGEELLGLARAVADRYAGSLADVLQLAVPPRSARAERRASPEPLPAPPAPEAGTWARYEHGPAFLDALASGGSPRAVWNTLPGPEWSEELARAVAATLASGRGALVVVPDGRAAARVDAALTALLGEGHHALLTADAGPEKRYAQWLAVRRGSVRAVVGTRAAMFAPVRDLGLVAIWDDGDDSHSEQHAPQPHARDVLLLRASLDKCAFLVGGRSCTVEAAQLVESGWARPLTAGRDQVRRAAPLVRTVGDGDLARDEAARAARLPSLAWQAVREGLKSGPVLVQVPRRGYVPRLACAQCRAPARCAHCAGPLQAQDAGALRCEWCGRQEHSWHCPECGGFRLRAQVVGARRTAEELGRAFPAVPVRTSGREHVLDTVPDAPALVVSTPGAEPVAEGGYAAALLLDGWAMLGRPDLRSGEDALRRWIAAAALVRPQGAGGTVVVVAEPTLRPVQALVRWDPVGFAVRELAERAELGFPPVSRMAAVSGTPEAVAEFLAAVESPPDAEVLGPVPLPPTLPGRPRRPGAPPPGEQWERALIRVPPGSGSALAAALKTAQAARMARGSAEPVRVRIDPPDIG, encoded by the coding sequence GTGAGCAGCGAGAACGGGCCGGGGGACGGCGGGGCCGAGGGACCGGCGCCGGAGCAGCTCGCGCTCATCCGGGAGAGCGTGCGCGAGGCCGACGTACCCCGGGCCAAGCCGCGCACCTGGCGGGGTGCGGCGCTGGCCAAGGACCGGCCCGTCGCCCGGGTGCTCGTCGACAAGGGCGTCCTCCACCTCGACCGCTACTTCGACTACGCCGTGCCCGAGGAGATGGACGCCGACGCGCAGCCCGGCGTGCGGGTCCGGGTGCGGTTCGGCGCCGGCCGGCACCGGGTGCGCGACGGACGCCGCGAGGGCGGCGGCCTCATCGACGGCTTCCTGATCGAACGGCGGGCCGAGTCCGACTACTCAGGGCCGCTGGCCGCCCTCGCGGCGGTCGTCTCCCCGGAGCCGGTGCTCGGCGAGGAACTCCTCGGTCTCGCCCGCGCCGTCGCCGACCGGTACGCGGGCAGCCTCGCCGACGTGCTGCAACTGGCCGTACCGCCGCGCAGCGCCCGTGCCGAGCGCCGCGCCTCCCCGGAGCCGCTGCCCGCGCCCCCCGCCCCGGAGGCGGGCACCTGGGCGCGTTACGAGCACGGTCCCGCCTTCCTCGACGCCCTGGCCTCCGGCGGCTCGCCCCGAGCGGTGTGGAACACCCTGCCGGGGCCCGAGTGGAGCGAGGAACTGGCCCGTGCCGTCGCCGCCACCCTCGCCTCGGGACGCGGCGCGCTGGTCGTCGTCCCCGACGGGCGGGCCGCCGCGCGGGTCGACGCCGCGCTGACCGCGCTGCTCGGCGAGGGCCACCACGCGCTGCTCACCGCCGACGCCGGGCCCGAGAAGCGGTACGCGCAGTGGCTCGCGGTGCGGCGCGGTTCCGTACGGGCGGTCGTCGGCACCCGGGCCGCCATGTTCGCGCCGGTGCGGGACCTGGGGCTCGTGGCCATCTGGGACGACGGCGACGACAGCCACAGCGAACAGCACGCACCCCAGCCGCACGCCCGCGACGTCCTGCTGCTGCGGGCCTCGCTGGACAAGTGCGCCTTCCTGGTGGGTGGTCGGAGCTGCACGGTGGAGGCCGCGCAACTCGTCGAGAGCGGATGGGCGCGGCCCCTGACCGCCGGACGCGACCAGGTCCGCCGGGCCGCGCCACTGGTGCGGACCGTCGGCGACGGCGACCTCGCGCGCGACGAGGCCGCCCGCGCCGCCCGCCTGCCCAGCCTCGCCTGGCAGGCGGTCAGGGAAGGCCTCAAGAGCGGCCCGGTGCTGGTGCAGGTGCCCCGGCGCGGGTACGTGCCGCGCCTGGCCTGCGCCCAGTGCCGGGCACCCGCGCGCTGCGCGCACTGCGCCGGGCCGCTCCAGGCGCAGGACGCCGGGGCGCTGCGCTGCGAGTGGTGCGGGCGCCAGGAGCACTCCTGGCACTGCCCCGAGTGCGGCGGCTTCCGGCTGCGCGCCCAGGTGGTCGGAGCGCGCCGGACGGCGGAGGAGCTGGGGCGGGCGTTTCCCGCCGTGCCAGTGCGCACCTCCGGCCGCGAGCACGTGCTCGACACCGTGCCGGACGCCCCCGCGCTGGTCGTGAGCACACCGGGCGCCGAACCGGTCGCCGAGGGCGGTTACGCGGCCGCGCTGCTGCTCGACGGCTGGGCCATGCTCGGACGGCCCGACCTGCGCTCCGGCGAGGACGCGCTGCGCCGGTGGATCGCGGCGGCGGCGCTGGTACGGCCGCAGGGCGCGGGCGGGACCGTGGTGGTCGTGGCCGAACCGACGCTGCGGCCCGTGCAGGCGCTGGTGCGCTGGGACCCCGTCGGGTTCGCGGTGCGCGAGCTGGCCGAGCGGGCCGAACTGGGCTTCCCTCCGGTGTCCCGGATGGCGGCCGTGTCCGGGACGCCCGAGGCGGTCGCCGAGTTCCTCGCCGCCGTCGAATCGCCCCCGGACGCCGAGGTGCTCGGCCCGGTACCGCTGCCCCCGACCCTCCCCGGCCGGCCGCGCAGGCCCGGCGCGCCCCCGCCGGGGGAGCAGTGGGAACGCGCGCTGATCCGGGTGCCGCCGGGCAGCGGCTCCGCCCTGGCCGCCGCCCTCAAGACGGCCCAGGCGGCCCGCATGGCCCGCGGCAGCGCGGAACCGGTACGGGTGCGGATCGACCCGCCGGACATCGGCTGA
- a CDS encoding RsmB/NOP family class I SAM-dependent RNA methyltransferase: protein MSEQSRRPHRPAKPYRRPQKDPVRVLAFDALRAVDERDAYANLVLPPLLRKARENGDFDARDAALATELVYGTLRRQGTYDAIIASCIDRPLREVDPPVLDVLSLGAHQLLGTRIPTHAAVSASVELARVVLGDGRAKFVNAVLRKIAQHDLDGWLEQVAPPYDEDPEDHLAVVHSHPRWVVSALWDSLGGGRAGIEELLAADNERPEVTLVARPGRSTAEELLTEDAAVAGSWSPYAVRLTEGGEPGAVEAVREGRAGVQDEGSQLVALALANAPLDGPDEKWLDGCAGPGGKAALLAALAAERGATLLASEKQPHRAGLVAKALAGNPGPYQVITADGTRPPWRRGTFDRVLMDVPCTGLGALRRRPEARWRRRPEDLENFAPVQRGLLRTALESVRVGGVVGYATCSPHLAETRAVVADLLKEHPEAELIDARPLLPGVPDLGEGPDIQLWPHIHGTDAMYLALIRRTA, encoded by the coding sequence GTGAGCGAGCAGTCCCGTCGGCCGCACCGGCCCGCCAAGCCCTACCGGCGCCCCCAGAAGGACCCCGTCCGCGTCCTCGCCTTCGACGCGCTGCGCGCGGTGGACGAACGGGACGCCTACGCCAACCTCGTGCTGCCCCCGCTGCTGCGCAAGGCGCGGGAGAACGGCGACTTCGACGCGCGGGACGCCGCCCTCGCCACCGAGCTGGTGTACGGCACGCTGCGCCGCCAGGGCACGTACGACGCGATCATCGCCAGTTGCATCGACCGGCCGCTGCGCGAGGTGGACCCGCCGGTGCTCGACGTGCTGAGCCTGGGCGCGCACCAGTTGCTCGGGACCCGCATCCCCACCCACGCCGCCGTGTCGGCCTCGGTCGAACTGGCCCGCGTGGTGCTCGGCGACGGGCGGGCCAAGTTCGTCAACGCCGTGCTGCGCAAGATCGCCCAGCACGACCTGGACGGCTGGCTGGAGCAGGTAGCGCCGCCCTACGACGAGGACCCCGAGGACCACCTCGCCGTCGTCCACTCCCACCCCCGCTGGGTCGTCTCCGCGCTGTGGGACTCCCTCGGCGGCGGCCGCGCGGGCATCGAGGAACTGCTCGCGGCGGACAACGAACGGCCCGAGGTCACCCTCGTCGCGCGGCCCGGCCGGTCCACCGCCGAGGAACTGCTGACCGAGGACGCCGCCGTGGCCGGTAGCTGGTCGCCGTACGCGGTGCGGCTGACCGAGGGCGGCGAGCCGGGCGCGGTCGAGGCCGTGCGCGAGGGGCGGGCCGGTGTGCAGGACGAGGGCAGTCAGCTCGTCGCCCTCGCCCTCGCCAACGCGCCCCTCGACGGCCCCGACGAGAAGTGGCTCGACGGCTGTGCCGGCCCCGGCGGCAAGGCCGCGCTGCTGGCCGCCCTCGCCGCCGAGCGCGGCGCCACGCTCCTCGCCTCCGAGAAGCAGCCGCACCGCGCGGGCCTGGTGGCCAAGGCCCTGGCGGGCAACCCCGGCCCGTACCAGGTGATCACCGCCGACGGCACCCGTCCGCCGTGGCGCCGCGGCACCTTCGACCGAGTGCTGATGGACGTCCCCTGCACCGGCCTGGGCGCGCTGCGCCGCCGTCCCGAGGCCCGCTGGCGCCGCCGCCCCGAGGACCTCGAGAACTTCGCCCCGGTCCAGCGCGGCCTGCTCCGCACCGCCCTGGAGTCCGTCCGCGTCGGCGGAGTGGTCGGCTACGCGACCTGCTCCCCGCACCTCGCGGAGACCCGGGCGGTGGTGGCCGACCTCCTCAAGGAACACCCCGAAGCCGAACTGATCGACGCCCGCCCCCTCCTCCCCGGCGTCCCCGACCTCGGCGAGGGCCCCGACATCCAGCTCTGGCCCCACATCCACGGCACGGACGCGATGTACCTGGCCCTGATCCGCCGCACGGCGTGA
- the fmt gene encoding methionyl-tRNA formyltransferase, translating to MKLVFAGTPEVAVPALDALIASGRHEVAAVVTRPDAPAGRGRRLVASPVAERAEEAGIEVLKPARPRDPEFLERLKEIGPDCCPVVAYGALLPRVALDIPAHGWVNLHFSLLPAWRGAAPVQHSIMSGDQITGASTFLIEEGLDSGPVYGTVTEEIRPTDTSGDLLTRLALAGSGLLVATMDGIEDGALKAVPQPAEGITLAPKITVEDAKADWAAPALRVDRLVRGCTPAPGAWTVFRGERLKLVHVTPVPERTDLAPGQLAIGKNSVHVGTGSYAVELLWVQAQGKKPMRAADWARGARIAEGETLGG from the coding sequence ATGAAGCTCGTCTTCGCCGGTACCCCCGAGGTCGCCGTTCCCGCCCTGGACGCTCTGATCGCCTCCGGGCGGCACGAGGTGGCCGCCGTCGTCACGCGGCCCGACGCGCCCGCCGGGCGGGGCCGCAGGCTGGTCGCCTCGCCCGTGGCCGAGCGGGCGGAGGAGGCCGGCATCGAGGTGCTGAAGCCGGCCCGCCCGCGTGACCCCGAATTCCTGGAGCGGCTGAAGGAGATCGGCCCGGACTGCTGCCCGGTCGTCGCCTACGGCGCCCTGCTGCCCCGCGTCGCCCTCGACATCCCCGCCCACGGCTGGGTCAACCTGCACTTCTCCCTGCTGCCCGCCTGGCGCGGGGCCGCGCCCGTGCAGCACTCGATCATGTCGGGCGACCAGATCACCGGCGCCTCCACCTTCCTCATCGAGGAGGGCCTGGACTCCGGCCCGGTCTACGGCACCGTCACCGAGGAGATCCGCCCCACCGACACCAGCGGCGACCTGCTCACCCGGCTCGCCCTCGCGGGTTCCGGGCTGCTCGTGGCCACCATGGACGGCATCGAGGACGGCGCCCTGAAGGCCGTACCGCAGCCCGCCGAGGGCATCACCCTCGCGCCGAAGATCACGGTCGAGGACGCCAAGGCGGACTGGGCGGCGCCCGCGCTGCGCGTCGACCGGCTGGTGCGCGGCTGCACGCCCGCCCCCGGCGCGTGGACCGTTTTCCGGGGCGAGCGGCTGAAGCTGGTCCACGTCACCCCCGTGCCCGAGCGCACCGACCTCGCGCCCGGACAGCTCGCCATCGGCAAGAACAGCGTGCACGTGGGCACCGGCTCGTACGCCGTCGAGCTGCTGTGGGTGCAGGCCCAGGGCAAGAAGCCGATGCGCGCCGCCGACTGGGCGCGCGGGGCGCGCATCGCCGAGGGCGAGACGCTCGGCGGCTGA
- a CDS encoding sugar-binding transcriptional regulator: protein MNSSEEIAVSGMSAGRSAMRMGPAELVQAAAMARRFYLEGKSKIQIAEEFGVSRFKVARVLETALERDLVRIEIRVPAELDAERSDALRARYGLRHAVVVESPADAEETPDPENLGEVAADLLGELVDEGDVLGLAWGRSTIHMAAALDRLPPCTVVQLTGVYDAGTAERGSVEAVRRAAQVSGGDAHPIYAPMLLPDEATAAALRNQTGIARAFEYFDKVTVACVSIGSWEPGISTVHDMLSDEERSHYASLGVAAEMSAHLFDAEGRRIGRDLGERCITVKTDQLRRIPEVVAIAGGQRKAPAIDAVLRSGLVTSLVTDTSAADYLLTAGPAPKPALSRADPDGV, encoded by the coding sequence GTGAACAGCAGTGAGGAGATCGCCGTGTCGGGTATGTCGGCGGGCCGGTCAGCCATGCGGATGGGGCCCGCTGAGCTGGTGCAGGCGGCGGCCATGGCCCGCCGCTTCTACCTGGAGGGCAAGTCCAAGATCCAGATCGCGGAGGAGTTCGGCGTCAGCCGCTTCAAGGTGGCCCGGGTCCTGGAGACCGCTCTCGAACGGGATCTCGTACGCATCGAGATCCGCGTCCCGGCCGAGCTGGACGCCGAGCGCTCGGACGCGCTCCGCGCCCGGTACGGCCTCAGACACGCCGTCGTGGTCGAGTCCCCGGCCGACGCCGAGGAGACCCCCGACCCGGAGAACCTGGGCGAGGTCGCCGCCGACCTGCTCGGTGAACTCGTCGACGAGGGCGATGTCCTCGGCCTCGCCTGGGGCCGCTCCACCATCCACATGGCGGCCGCGCTCGACCGGCTGCCGCCGTGCACGGTGGTGCAGTTGACGGGCGTGTACGACGCCGGGACCGCCGAGCGCGGCTCGGTCGAGGCCGTCCGCCGCGCCGCCCAGGTGTCCGGCGGGGACGCCCATCCCATCTACGCGCCGATGCTGCTGCCGGACGAGGCCACCGCCGCCGCCCTGCGCAACCAGACCGGGATCGCCCGTGCCTTCGAGTACTTCGACAAGGTCACGGTCGCCTGCGTCTCCATCGGCTCCTGGGAGCCGGGCATCTCCACGGTGCACGACATGCTCAGCGACGAGGAGCGCTCGCACTACGCCTCGCTCGGTGTCGCCGCCGAGATGTCCGCGCACCTCTTCGACGCCGAGGGCCGCCGGATCGGGCGGGACCTGGGAGAGCGGTGCATCACGGTCAAGACCGACCAACTGCGCCGCATCCCTGAGGTCGTGGCCATCGCGGGCGGCCAGCGCAAGGCGCCGGCCATCGACGCGGTGCTGCGGTCCGGGCTCGTCACCAGCCTGGTGACGGACACCTCGGCCGCGGACTACCTGCTCACCGCGGGTCCCGCGCCGAAGCCCGCCCTCAGCCGCGCCGACCCCGACGGGGTCTGA
- the metK gene encoding methionine adenosyltransferase, translated as MSRRLFTSESVTEGHPDKIADQISDTILDALLREDPSSRVAVETLITTGLVHVAGEVTTKAYAPIAQLVREKILEIGYDSSKKGFDGASCGVSVSIGAQSPDIAQGVDTAYESRVEGDEDELDKQGAGDQGLMFGYASDETPTLMPLPIFLAHRLSKRLSEVRKNGTIPYLRPDGKTQVTIEYDGDKAVRLDTVVVSSQHASDIDLESLLAPDIREFVVEPELKALLDEGIKIDTEGYRLLVNPTGRFEIGGPMGDAGLTGRKIIIDTYGGFARHGGGAFSGKDPSKVDRSAAYAMRWVAKNVVAAGLASRCEVQVAYAIGKAEPVGLFVETFGTAKIEPEKIEKAIDEVFDLRPAAIIRDLDLLRPIYAQTAAYGHFGREIPDFTWERTDRVDALRKAAGV; from the coding sequence GTGTCCCGTCGCCTGTTCACCTCGGAGTCCGTGACCGAAGGTCACCCCGACAAGATCGCTGACCAGATCAGCGACACCATTCTCGACGCGCTGCTCCGCGAGGACCCCTCGTCCCGCGTCGCCGTCGAGACGCTGATCACCACCGGCCTGGTGCACGTGGCCGGCGAGGTCACCACCAAGGCCTACGCGCCCATCGCCCAACTGGTGCGCGAGAAGATCCTGGAGATCGGCTACGACTCCTCCAAGAAGGGCTTCGACGGCGCCTCCTGCGGCGTCTCGGTGTCCATCGGCGCGCAGTCCCCGGACATCGCGCAGGGCGTCGACACGGCGTACGAGTCCCGTGTCGAGGGCGACGAGGACGAGCTGGACAAGCAGGGCGCCGGCGACCAGGGCCTGATGTTCGGCTACGCCTCGGACGAGACGCCGACGCTGATGCCGCTGCCGATCTTCCTGGCGCACCGCCTGTCCAAGCGCCTCTCCGAGGTCCGCAAGAACGGCACCATCCCCTACCTGCGCCCCGACGGCAAGACCCAGGTCACCATCGAGTACGACGGCGACAAGGCCGTCCGCCTCGACACCGTCGTGGTGTCCTCCCAGCACGCCTCCGACATCGACCTGGAGTCGCTGCTCGCGCCCGACATCCGCGAGTTCGTGGTCGAGCCCGAGCTGAAGGCCCTGCTGGACGAGGGCATCAAGATCGACACCGAGGGCTACCGCCTGCTGGTGAACCCGACCGGCCGCTTCGAGATCGGCGGCCCGATGGGCGACGCCGGCCTCACCGGCCGCAAGATCATCATCGACACCTACGGCGGCTTCGCCCGCCACGGTGGCGGCGCCTTCTCGGGCAAGGACCCGTCCAAGGTGGACCGCTCGGCCGCCTACGCGATGCGCTGGGTCGCCAAGAACGTGGTGGCGGCCGGGCTGGCCTCCCGCTGCGAGGTCCAGGTCGCCTACGCGATCGGCAAGGCCGAGCCGGTCGGTCTCTTCGTGGAGACCTTCGGCACCGCCAAGATCGAGCCCGAGAAGATCGAGAAGGCCATCGACGAGGTCTTCGACCTCCGTCCGGCCGCGATCATCCGCGACCTCGACCTGCTGCGTCCGATCTACGCCCAGACGGCGGCCTACGGCCACTTCGGCCGTGAGATCCCCGACTTCACCTGGGAGCGCACGGACCGCGTCGACGCCCTGCGCAAGGCCGCCGGCGTCTGA